A single region of the Gracilibacillus caseinilyticus genome encodes:
- a CDS encoding class D sortase: protein MKKLAILFILAGIVLLGVGGYKYFKIQAAEKQALTEANELIEQSSKSEKKQEPETFFPEIGDAVGILEIPSLDAELPIVEGTDPDDLEKGVGHYRGSAYPMQQDQIVLSGHRDTVFRSLGEVDIGDTFTIVLPYGEYEYEMVDSKIVDADDTTIIKSTAPEEELVITTCYPFSYVGNAPERYIIYAKPIY, encoded by the coding sequence ATGAAGAAGCTTGCAATCCTTTTTATACTTGCCGGAATTGTCCTTCTCGGCGTCGGTGGCTACAAGTACTTTAAGATTCAGGCTGCTGAGAAACAAGCACTTACCGAAGCGAACGAGTTAATTGAACAATCATCTAAGTCAGAGAAAAAACAGGAACCCGAGACTTTTTTTCCTGAAATCGGTGACGCGGTTGGTATTTTGGAAATCCCATCTCTAGATGCTGAATTACCTATTGTAGAAGGAACGGACCCGGATGATTTGGAAAAAGGTGTCGGTCATTACCGTGGTTCGGCTTACCCAATGCAACAGGATCAGATCGTCTTGTCTGGACATCGCGATACAGTTTTTCGCAGCCTGGGCGAAGTGGATATCGGCGACACTTTTACGATCGTACTTCCTTATGGTGAATATGAGTACGAAATGGTCGACTCCAAAATCGTAGATGCGGATGATACAACGATTATCAAGTCGACCGCTCCTGAAGAAGAGTTAGTCATTACAACCTGCTATCCTTTTTCATATGTTGGCAACGCACCTGAGAGATACATTATTTATGCCAAACCAATTTACTAA
- a CDS encoding IDEAL domain-containing protein encodes MKLLKPYYVKEEGKYIRVVLAYQYFSLLMDDEVYHFVPLEAREIRINRDTQQIENKEAVFVFQKGKKYNRMTLSDLMKVKDFQQHLSTILSPYMIVSEQEEEGHNIDHVIMELERSNLLRLIDNALDDLNEEKFDLYTTKLNEM; translated from the coding sequence GTGAAATTATTGAAACCTTATTATGTGAAGGAAGAAGGCAAGTACATTCGGGTGGTGTTGGCATATCAGTATTTTTCATTATTAATGGATGATGAAGTGTATCATTTCGTACCACTCGAAGCACGAGAAATCCGAATCAATCGAGACACACAACAAATTGAAAATAAAGAGGCGGTATTCGTGTTCCAAAAAGGAAAAAAATATAATCGGATGACGTTGTCCGACCTCATGAAGGTAAAGGATTTTCAGCAGCATCTATCTACTATTTTAAGTCCATACATGATTGTATCGGAGCAGGAAGAAGAAGGACATAATATTGATCATGTGATTATGGAACTGGAACGCAGTAATTTATTACGACTCATCGACAATGCATTAGATGATCTAAATGAAGAAAAGTTTGATCTGTATACAACGAAATTAAATGAAATGTAG
- a CDS encoding VanZ family protein, with protein sequence MKKIIYWMFPFVLMWVIYLVSDQPYPQQDIKPFLSTYVDLSFLESVLSPVVFDFHHSEVSVAALGVEGVVEFIVRKGAHFFVFLTLACSFYIAMRKSFPLRSQKLVAVLSFLLTVLYAISDEWHQVFTAGRTPYAGDVMIDSLGALIGILAILIGNKLRK encoded by the coding sequence ATGAAGAAAATAATATATTGGATGTTTCCTTTCGTTTTGATGTGGGTAATCTATTTAGTATCTGATCAACCTTATCCACAACAAGATATCAAGCCATTTCTTTCTACATATGTAGATTTATCTTTTTTGGAGTCTGTCTTGTCGCCAGTAGTGTTCGATTTTCATCACAGTGAAGTGAGTGTCGCTGCACTTGGTGTTGAAGGGGTTGTCGAATTTATCGTGCGTAAAGGAGCACATTTTTTCGTATTTTTAACTCTAGCATGTTCTTTTTATATAGCTATGCGTAAGAGTTTTCCTTTGCGATCGCAAAAGTTAGTAGCTGTTCTATCTTTTTTGCTGACAGTTCTGTATGCCATAAGTGATGAGTGGCATCAAGTATTTACAGCAGGACGCACACCTTACGCTGGGGATGTTATGATTGATAGCCTAGGAGCATTAATAGGGATTTTAGCTATTTTAATAGGAAACAAGTTACGAAAATAA
- a CDS encoding helix-turn-helix domain-containing protein, which translates to MIGEKIKELRKQKRMSLSEVAEQAGVAKSYLSSIERGIQSNPSIQFMEKVGKVLGVTVNELLMSQSDQELKQQLDEEWLKLAEEAMKSGVSKQEFKEFLDFNKWKLNK; encoded by the coding sequence GTGATTGGGGAAAAAATTAAAGAACTGCGCAAACAAAAACGTATGTCTTTGTCAGAGGTAGCTGAGCAAGCTGGTGTAGCAAAGTCATATTTAAGCTCCATTGAACGTGGCATTCAATCGAATCCTTCGATTCAATTTATGGAGAAGGTAGGAAAAGTTCTAGGTGTTACCGTCAACGAATTATTAATGTCACAATCTGATCAGGAACTAAAACAACAGCTTGATGAAGAGTGGTTAAAGTTAGCAGAAGAAGCTATGAAATCTGGTGTATCAAAGCAAGAATTCAAAGAATTTCTCGACTTTAATAAGTGGAAACTAAATAAATGA
- a CDS encoding sensor histidine kinase, which yields MEAKDRTLDYIIEEMIDTVKNSQDEVFEIAEDSRKEYENMHKELLVLKEQVTSVIAESDQLEYKARVARKKLSDVSENFQLYAEDKVREVYETAHRLQTELLVKRDKEKILRDRRDEIELRLKSIEQMVERAESLVGKISIVLNYLNEDFKQVSDLIHDAHEKQQFGLKIIEAQEEERRRLSREMHDGPAQMLANIMLRSEIVDRTYKKGDIDSAVKEMRNVRMMIRESLYEVRRIIYDLRPMALDDLGLIPTIKKYITTLEDQHSNIKFTYQSQDKRLDNQYEVALFRLIQESIQNAIKHANASSINVYVEITDEKVMATITDNGSGFEQGDKKDKSFGIIGMHERVDILDGDIQITSKEGIGTKVWIEIPIA from the coding sequence ATGGAAGCCAAAGATCGTACCTTAGATTATATTATAGAAGAGATGATTGATACAGTAAAAAACAGTCAGGATGAAGTTTTTGAAATTGCTGAGGATTCTCGCAAAGAATACGAGAACATGCACAAAGAGCTGTTGGTGCTCAAGGAACAAGTCACAAGCGTTATTGCAGAAAGTGATCAATTAGAGTACAAAGCAAGAGTCGCAAGAAAAAAATTATCAGATGTTAGTGAAAATTTCCAATTGTATGCCGAAGATAAAGTTAGAGAAGTATATGAAACAGCACATCGATTACAAACGGAATTACTTGTCAAACGGGATAAAGAAAAAATCTTGCGCGACCGGCGGGATGAAATTGAATTGCGTTTGAAATCTATTGAACAAATGGTCGAGCGTGCAGAAAGTTTAGTGGGAAAAATATCAATCGTATTGAATTATTTAAATGAAGATTTCAAACAAGTATCAGACTTAATTCATGATGCTCATGAGAAGCAGCAGTTCGGGTTAAAAATTATTGAAGCTCAGGAAGAAGAGCGTCGAAGATTATCAAGGGAAATGCATGATGGACCAGCACAAATGCTTGCAAATATTATGCTGCGTTCTGAAATTGTTGATCGTACATATAAAAAAGGAGATATCGACAGTGCCGTCAAGGAAATGCGTAACGTCCGAATGATGATACGTGAGTCTCTTTATGAAGTAAGAAGAATTATTTACGACTTACGACCTATGGCGCTAGATGATTTAGGCTTAATTCCAACTATCAAAAAATATATAACTACTTTGGAAGATCAGCATTCCAATATTAAATTTACTTACCAATCTCAAGATAAAAGACTTGACAATCAGTACGAAGTCGCTTTGTTCCGATTGATCCAGGAATCGATTCAAAATGCGATCAAACACGCCAATGCCAGTTCCATCAATGTGTATGTCGAGATAACCGACGAAAAAGTAATGGCAACGATCACCGATAATGGATCGGGTTTTGAGCAAGGCGATAAAAAGGACAAATCTTTTGGTATAATAGGAATGCACGAACGCGTTGATATTCTGGATGGTGATATTCAGATCACTAGCAAAGAAGGGATCGGCACGAAAGTATGGATAGAAATTCCGATTGCATAA
- a CDS encoding penicillin-binding transpeptidase domain-containing protein: MRKLSILLLFIVLGLVACSNEEQVRPEDRLQQYVDYWNEQDFEQMYEMVQDVEKDQFVERYQKLYGDIELSNLSVSFEEPEAAEDEEEVDIDEIESATFPLSVNMETVAGPISFTKDIAMVKVTETVDDKEQIDWKVNWNPGFIFPELENGSQLDINTTQPTRGQIFDRNNNGLAVNQDVYEFAVVPDRFEDEESEKKAIAEALDIEIAAIEKALSADWVRQDVLVPLKVVPSLDKNGYQEAVDSIPGLTYSTQTGRTYPLGEAAAHLVGYIAPITAEKLEEAEPGVYTESSLVGNRGLEELFEERLRGEAGVQLTAVKEEQEPVIIAEKAVQNGEDITLTIDGTVQTQLFDSLEGEAGTAAAVDPTTGETLALVSSPSFDPHPFLYGLSNDQWTEWNEDPQQPLLNRFAATFAPGSSFKPITSAIGLENGSIDPNEGLSINGLTWQKEGWGNYEVTRVSESSGPVDLRDALVHSDNIYFAMQAVNMGEEAFLNGLKNFGLADKFPFTYPIESGTISSDGTLSEEVLLADTSYGQGQLELSALQLATSYSVLLNQGNLVQPILLSDEEKGQNWKEGILSEDNAAIIRDALRAVVTDGSGQTANVDNVAVSGKTGTAELKQSLDEENGAENGWFVGYPEDGSVIISMMIENIEGRDHGSGYVAEKVGKVLSSMN, translated from the coding sequence ATGAGAAAATTAAGTATTTTGCTATTATTTATCGTGCTTGGACTTGTTGCTTGTTCCAATGAAGAACAAGTGAGACCAGAAGATCGTTTACAACAGTATGTTGATTATTGGAACGAGCAAGATTTCGAACAGATGTATGAGATGGTACAAGACGTGGAGAAGGATCAGTTTGTAGAACGATATCAAAAGCTGTATGGTGATATTGAACTGTCCAATCTGTCTGTGTCCTTTGAAGAACCAGAAGCAGCTGAAGATGAAGAAGAAGTGGATATAGACGAAATTGAATCAGCAACCTTTCCACTGAGTGTCAATATGGAAACGGTAGCAGGTCCAATCTCTTTTACCAAAGACATTGCAATGGTAAAGGTAACCGAAACAGTAGACGATAAAGAACAAATCGACTGGAAGGTTAATTGGAATCCTGGCTTTATCTTCCCGGAACTTGAGAATGGAAGTCAATTAGACATCAACACCACGCAACCGACCAGGGGGCAAATTTTTGACCGAAATAATAATGGATTAGCGGTAAATCAGGATGTATATGAATTTGCGGTTGTACCTGACCGCTTTGAAGATGAAGAAAGTGAAAAAAAAGCCATTGCGGAGGCATTAGATATTGAAATAGCTGCGATTGAAAAAGCATTAAGTGCGGACTGGGTACGCCAGGATGTACTGGTTCCGTTAAAAGTAGTTCCTAGTCTAGATAAAAATGGCTATCAGGAAGCCGTCGATTCGATCCCTGGACTAACATACAGCACCCAAACTGGTCGGACTTATCCATTAGGGGAAGCAGCCGCCCACCTTGTTGGTTATATCGCACCGATTACGGCAGAAAAACTAGAAGAAGCAGAACCTGGTGTTTATACAGAATCAAGTCTTGTCGGTAATCGTGGACTGGAAGAACTGTTTGAAGAAAGATTACGCGGGGAAGCTGGCGTTCAACTGACTGCTGTTAAGGAAGAACAGGAGCCGGTTATCATAGCCGAGAAAGCAGTCCAAAATGGTGAAGATATTACCTTAACCATTGATGGTACAGTTCAAACACAACTTTTTGATTCACTTGAAGGCGAAGCCGGTACTGCTGCCGCCGTCGATCCGACAACTGGTGAAACGCTGGCGTTAGTTAGCAGTCCATCATTCGATCCACATCCATTTTTATACGGACTTAGTAATGATCAATGGACGGAATGGAATGAAGACCCACAACAGCCACTGTTAAATCGTTTTGCTGCCACGTTCGCACCTGGATCGTCATTTAAACCAATTACAAGTGCTATTGGATTGGAAAATGGGTCCATTGATCCGAACGAAGGGCTATCCATTAATGGATTGACGTGGCAAAAAGAGGGCTGGGGAAACTACGAGGTCACGCGAGTCTCTGAATCTAGCGGTCCAGTTGATCTTAGAGATGCGTTGGTCCATTCCGATAATATTTACTTTGCGATGCAGGCCGTCAATATGGGAGAAGAAGCATTTCTAAATGGATTAAAGAATTTTGGCTTAGCAGACAAATTTCCGTTTACCTACCCGATTGAATCAGGCACTATCTCCTCTGATGGTACTTTAAGCGAAGAAGTATTGCTGGCAGATACAAGCTACGGGCAAGGACAGCTGGAACTCAGTGCTTTACAGTTAGCAACAAGTTACTCGGTTTTACTCAACCAGGGTAATTTGGTGCAGCCAATTCTTCTGAGTGATGAAGAAAAAGGGCAAAACTGGAAAGAAGGCATTCTGTCGGAGGATAATGCAGCAATTATTCGCGATGCCTTGCGAGCTGTTGTCACAGATGGCAGCGGGCAAACCGCAAACGTTGACAATGTGGCAGTCTCCGGAAAAACAGGAACAGCGGAACTAAAACAATCTCTCGATGAAGAGAACGGAGCTGAAAATGGATGGTTTGTCGGTTATCCGGAAGATGGCAGTGTGATCATATCGATGATGATCGAGAATATCGAGGGACGTGATCACGGAAGCGGTTATGTAGCCGAAAAAGTCGGAAAGGTCCTCTCCTCAATGAACTAA
- a CDS encoding SDR family oxidoreductase yields the protein MDLRVRGKKVLVLAASKGLGKACATAYAEEGAHVFIASRNAEQLRQTAKEIFSVTHNPNIETVVCDVTNGKDIEKMVQEIGCIDIVINNTGGPPAGKFADFDDTDWQQAFESLLMSVVRTVRAVTPHMKEQQFGRIVTITSSSMKQALDGLLLSNTFRPAIVGLSKSLSQELAGDNILINSVGPGTMDTDRIRAVYDQEEEDSVKKIGEMIPIGRIGRPAEFAKAVLFLGSAANTYITGQTLVVDGGAMKSL from the coding sequence ATGGATTTAAGAGTGAGAGGTAAGAAAGTATTAGTATTAGCAGCAAGTAAAGGCTTAGGAAAAGCATGTGCGACTGCCTATGCTGAAGAGGGTGCTCACGTTTTTATTGCCAGTCGGAATGCTGAACAACTCCGGCAGACCGCAAAGGAAATCTTTTCTGTCACACATAACCCCAATATTGAGACAGTCGTCTGTGATGTCACGAACGGAAAAGACATTGAAAAGATGGTGCAGGAAATAGGATGCATTGATATCGTAATTAATAATACAGGCGGTCCGCCAGCCGGAAAATTTGCTGATTTTGATGACACCGATTGGCAACAGGCTTTTGAATCATTATTAATGAGCGTCGTCCGAACAGTAAGGGCTGTAACACCGCACATGAAAGAGCAGCAATTTGGACGGATTGTTACCATCACGTCGAGCTCGATGAAACAGGCACTTGATGGCCTATTACTTTCCAATACGTTTCGTCCAGCAATAGTTGGGTTGTCCAAAAGCTTGTCACAGGAGTTGGCTGGTGACAATATTTTGATAAATTCTGTCGGGCCAGGAACGATGGATACGGACCGAATTCGTGCGGTATATGATCAAGAGGAAGAAGATTCGGTGAAAAAGATAGGTGAGATGATTCCGATTGGTAGAATTGGTCGACCTGCTGAATTTGCTAAAGCAGTATTGTTTCTAGGTTCCGCTGCAAATACATATATCACAGGTCAAACATTAGTCGTCGATGGCGGAGCAATGAAATCTTTATAA
- a CDS encoding Gfo/Idh/MocA family protein: MTKLRWGVLSTANIGVTQVIPAIRRSNNGEVVAIASRNEDKAKEVADKLNIPRTFDSYEALLQDPEIDAVYIPLPNGLHKEWVIKAAQYKKHVLCEKPVAITNEELAEMIQTCDENGVVFMEAFMYQFHPQHQKVKQLLEKGVIGEIAMMRASFSFYLDDRSNIRLNSELGGGAMFDVGCYTIHAIRNILNIEPLSVYASGNYHPDLEVDTTMAGVLHFDNGIVTSFDSSFDCISTQSYEIVGATGRITVSSAFRPDTNEGMIAEVQVETADNEVEIYTESGDQYSLMVEDFANAVLHEQPLQYGIDKMRNQMKVLDAVYKSSKTGEVIAIAQ; the protein is encoded by the coding sequence ATGACAAAATTAAGGTGGGGAGTTCTCAGTACCGCAAACATAGGGGTTACGCAAGTGATTCCAGCAATCAGACGATCCAATAATGGAGAAGTTGTAGCGATTGCCAGTCGAAATGAAGATAAAGCGAAAGAGGTAGCAGATAAACTAAATATACCACGTACTTTTGACAGTTATGAAGCACTATTACAAGATCCTGAAATAGATGCGGTATATATCCCGCTACCAAACGGTTTACACAAAGAATGGGTAATCAAAGCAGCTCAATATAAAAAACATGTGTTGTGTGAAAAACCCGTTGCCATTACGAATGAAGAATTGGCAGAAATGATTCAGACTTGTGATGAAAATGGTGTTGTTTTTATGGAAGCATTTATGTATCAGTTTCATCCACAGCACCAAAAAGTGAAACAGCTTCTGGAAAAAGGAGTAATTGGCGAAATTGCAATGATGCGTGCCAGCTTTTCTTTCTATTTAGACGATCGCTCCAACATTCGATTAAATAGTGAGTTAGGTGGAGGTGCCATGTTTGATGTAGGTTGTTATACGATCCATGCGATACGTAATATTCTCAATATTGAACCATTGTCTGTCTATGCCAGCGGTAATTATCATCCGGATTTGGAAGTTGATACGACAATGGCAGGTGTGCTCCATTTTGATAATGGTATTGTGACGTCGTTTGATTCCAGCTTTGATTGTATTTCTACCCAGAGCTATGAAATCGTCGGGGCAACAGGTCGGATCACTGTAAGTTCTGCGTTTCGTCCAGACACAAATGAAGGTATGATCGCAGAGGTTCAGGTGGAAACAGCAGACAATGAAGTAGAGATTTATACAGAGTCAGGTGACCAGTATTCATTAATGGTCGAAGATTTCGCTAATGCTGTTCTGCATGAACAACCGTTACAATATGGTATTGATAAAATGCGAAACCAAATGAAAGTATTAGATGCTGTTTATAAAAGCAGCAAAACAGGTGAAGTAATAGCAATAGCACAGTAG
- a CDS encoding methyl-accepting chemotaxis protein, translated as MAKEKGKSQKGWKRFKLNNISVGGKYGLILGIVLLLFLGAVVVSGFKLVMIGEEIDVMESRTDKALEVTEMGSLIRAKSIRVFSYMDHPSQEIEDEYLERQELFEQLQTKVKQQLKTDKEETLYNEIISLNDKLNRKFNEVIGYMRQGEGDTAQLAADEANEIQWNAVQLLDELTAVVNQDREANVAIAKNSQEAALITLILSALVSLVVSIVLIMLINRNVTKRLRKLVALSNQIAEGDLRVILESTQSKDEIGQLSHAMASMSKGLRSILVKVNKVSETVTQQSKALQQSAVEVKSGTEQIASTMQELASGVETQADHAGKVAASMNDFTQKVTAANHNGSVIESHSAEVLDLTGSGQAMMKNSVEQMGRVHTIVKDAVNKVRGLDSQTKEISKLVAVIRDIAEQTNLLALNAAIESARAGEHGKGFAVVADEVRKLAEQVAESVTDITTIVTDIQSESTSVTASLESGYQEVETGTQQIDRTEDTFDAINGKVDEMVQSIREVTANLTEMTQKSDQINAAIEEIASISEESAAGVEQTSASAQQASSSMETVSVHSKDLSRLAEELNEAVKQFQLS; from the coding sequence GTGGCCAAAGAGAAGGGGAAAAGTCAAAAAGGATGGAAACGTTTTAAATTGAACAACATCAGTGTTGGAGGAAAGTATGGATTAATTTTAGGAATTGTATTGTTATTATTTCTCGGAGCAGTAGTTGTATCAGGTTTTAAGTTAGTTATGATTGGTGAAGAAATAGATGTCATGGAAAGCAGGACAGACAAGGCATTAGAGGTTACAGAAATGGGTTCCCTAATTAGAGCGAAAAGTATTCGAGTTTTCTCATACATGGATCATCCTAGTCAGGAAATTGAAGATGAATATCTAGAACGCCAGGAGCTGTTTGAACAATTACAAACGAAAGTAAAGCAGCAGCTTAAAACGGATAAGGAAGAGACACTGTATAATGAAATCATTTCTTTAAATGACAAATTAAATCGGAAATTTAACGAAGTAATCGGATATATGAGACAAGGTGAGGGAGACACAGCACAACTTGCTGCTGATGAGGCGAATGAAATTCAATGGAATGCCGTTCAGCTTCTTGATGAATTAACGGCAGTAGTCAATCAAGATAGAGAAGCTAATGTAGCAATAGCAAAAAATAGCCAAGAGGCTGCATTGATTACGTTGATACTATCGGCTCTCGTTTCATTAGTAGTCAGTATTGTATTAATTATGCTTATCAACCGAAACGTTACAAAACGTTTAAGGAAATTAGTAGCTCTAAGTAACCAAATTGCAGAAGGTGACTTACGGGTCATATTAGAATCGACACAATCCAAAGATGAAATAGGTCAACTGTCACATGCAATGGCTTCTATGAGTAAAGGATTACGTTCTATCTTAGTAAAAGTAAATAAGGTTTCGGAAACGGTAACTCAACAAAGTAAAGCATTGCAGCAATCTGCTGTTGAAGTAAAATCAGGTACGGAGCAGATTGCCTCCACGATGCAGGAATTAGCGTCTGGTGTAGAGACACAAGCGGATCATGCGGGAAAAGTGGCTGCTAGTATGAATGATTTCACACAAAAAGTAACAGCTGCCAATCATAATGGAAGTGTCATTGAATCGCACTCTGCAGAAGTGCTTGATTTGACGGGGAGTGGTCAAGCAATGATGAAGAATTCCGTTGAACAAATGGGGCGTGTCCATACAATTGTGAAGGATGCAGTAAACAAAGTAAGAGGTTTAGATAGTCAAACAAAGGAAATAAGCAAATTGGTGGCAGTGATTAGAGACATAGCCGAACAGACCAATTTATTAGCTTTAAATGCAGCGATTGAATCAGCACGAGCAGGAGAGCACGGTAAAGGTTTTGCTGTGGTAGCTGACGAAGTAAGGAAATTAGCAGAGCAAGTAGCAGAATCTGTCACTGATATAACGACAATTGTAACGGACATCCAAAGTGAATCAACATCGGTAACAGCTTCTTTGGAATCTGGCTACCAGGAAGTAGAGACGGGGACACAGCAAATTGACAGAACAGAGGATACTTTTGACGCGATCAATGGCAAAGTCGACGAAATGGTTCAGAGTATTCGTGAGGTTACTGCGAATCTCACTGAAATGACGCAAAAAAGTGACCAAATTAACGCAGCCATTGAAGAAATCGCATCAATATCAGAAGAATCTGCTGCAGGTGTCGAACAAACATCAGCTTCTGCCCAACAAGCTAGCAGTTCGATGGAAACAGTTTCGGTTCATTCAAAAGATCTGTCCCGATTGGCAGAAGAACTGAATGAAGCAGTGAAACAGTTTCAACTTTCATAG
- a CDS encoding FUSC family protein, protein MKLSKLRYRLFGRRVIKTALAVFLTSLICDWMGWPPVFAVITAIVTIEPTVADSIKKGIIRFPASAIGSGYAVLFISLFGNTPITYTLAALFTIITCYRLGLHAGLLVATLTSVAMIEVIHTNLFVAFAIRLGTTTIGLSVSTLVNMFILPPNYTRKILTNMHDLLKQTGEELEIILKQLLGNGELTNQKQEIDQRFQTLKNMLDQTERLLNFQSAESRYHRLDDRTKSVFDYERKNLTRLRLIHYHIGNLINTPIQHVCWSKHECEDIVLMVETLADFMKNPDHYKASAYKKQVKTLMNQFWESKKPSEEDDPTLFTPEVIILYELLSIYNIVENIILSEREITES, encoded by the coding sequence ATGAAATTGTCAAAATTACGTTATCGATTATTCGGCAGACGAGTAATCAAAACAGCATTGGCTGTATTTTTAACCTCTCTGATCTGTGACTGGATGGGGTGGCCACCAGTATTTGCCGTTATCACGGCCATTGTGACGATCGAGCCAACTGTTGCAGACTCTATCAAAAAAGGAATTATTCGTTTTCCGGCATCAGCGATCGGCTCAGGATATGCTGTTCTTTTTATTTCTTTATTCGGCAATACTCCTATTACTTATACGTTAGCTGCACTATTTACTATCATTACCTGTTATCGTTTAGGTCTTCACGCCGGACTATTGGTCGCAACATTAACTTCCGTTGCGATGATCGAAGTTATCCATACCAATCTATTTGTGGCATTTGCAATCCGTCTCGGGACAACCACAATCGGTTTGTCTGTTTCAACCCTTGTCAACATGTTTATCTTGCCACCTAACTACACGAGAAAGATACTGACGAATATGCATGACCTTTTAAAACAGACCGGAGAAGAATTGGAAATCATTCTGAAACAATTACTCGGAAACGGCGAATTGACTAATCAGAAACAAGAAATTGATCAGCGATTCCAAACATTAAAAAATATGTTAGACCAAACCGAAAGATTATTGAATTTTCAATCAGCGGAATCAAGGTACCATCGACTGGATGACCGTACAAAGAGTGTGTTTGATTACGAACGAAAAAATTTAACCCGCTTACGTTTGATTCATTATCATATAGGAAACTTGATTAACACACCAATCCAGCATGTTTGTTGGAGCAAGCATGAGTGTGAGGACATTGTCCTGATGGTGGAAACATTAGCTGATTTCATGAAAAATCCCGATCATTACAAAGCAAGTGCCTACAAAAAGCAGGTTAAAACGCTAATGAATCAATTCTGGGAAAGTAAAAAGCCGAGCGAAGAAGATGATCCGACGTTATTTACACCTGAAGTCATTATTTTATATGAATTATTATCGATTTATAATATTGTAGAAAATATCATTCTTAGTGAGCGGGAAATTACAGAATCATAA
- a CDS encoding YigZ family protein: protein MLNQYYTVKQEGMDEQVIQKSRFIGYVKRVNSEEEAQQFIQAMKKKHADATHNCSAYMIGEHDQIQKANDDGEPSGTAGVPILEVLKKRELKDTAIVITRYFGGIKLGAGGLIRAYASTTTLAINSTGVVERKRMKQFFVKVDYTLLGKLENELRQSDYLLEEIQYLDNVTFHVRVLIGEEDSFIAWITDLTSGNAEVIEGNDSYIEIDVETM, encoded by the coding sequence ATGTTGAATCAATATTATACCGTTAAGCAAGAAGGAATGGATGAACAAGTCATCCAAAAATCGCGTTTCATTGGGTATGTAAAGCGTGTTAATTCAGAGGAAGAAGCCCAGCAATTCATTCAAGCGATGAAAAAAAAGCATGCCGATGCTACCCATAACTGCTCAGCCTATATGATTGGTGAGCACGATCAAATCCAAAAAGCTAACGATGACGGGGAACCGAGTGGTACAGCTGGCGTGCCCATCTTGGAAGTATTAAAAAAACGCGAATTAAAAGATACGGCCATTGTGATCACGAGATATTTTGGCGGCATCAAACTTGGTGCAGGAGGCTTAATTCGCGCATATGCAAGCACGACAACACTGGCAATCAACTCTACGGGAGTTGTCGAACGAAAAAGAATGAAGCAGTTTTTTGTCAAGGTTGACTACACCTTGCTTGGGAAACTGGAAAATGAATTACGTCAATCCGATTACCTGCTAGAAGAGATCCAATACTTGGATAACGTCACATTTCACGTTCGGGTATTAATCGGCGAGGAAGACTCATTTATAGCCTGGATAACTGATTTGACTAGTGGGAACGCTGAAGTAATCGAAGGCAATGACTCTTACATAGAAATCGACGTCGAAACTATGTGA